The Hemiscyllium ocellatum isolate sHemOce1 chromosome 17, sHemOce1.pat.X.cur, whole genome shotgun sequence genome has a segment encoding these proteins:
- the LOC132823872 gene encoding uncharacterized protein LOC132823872: protein MESQDEDMIECEKITFSDALYRHNKVASPTHFMHSWESERKLIDVLIRLSEETYDDDQKQMDQTVVSNGWDDAVHGWRRDNSYFLHKKSKKSRKDDRNGSHCVFCAEMVPVPERKAFQNIEHFSLLSKSPSSTIVSNFTERNTNSSTERTSPVSQTKLQLSGSVVSESQTTKRTPELHVQDTKKETEVNSPQEIECEIINTEPDQTPATKHFSVLPPVKMANGDETFVSGFKTGRTFCLGVQNGNRDLQTVSVVSKHNNSKDSLCIRAHAYNMAMLQVSKIPKAGNSAPVRFTRIPFLSTMNHWCWQYSLMQGHQNLAINGVPASKIMECHSIRVQPSKITKHHTKNYKQVNFSKSTYSHGTPINIHPNRIKQRNVAERDILPVIPQPGPPPLSGTTIPISILSHKFL from the exons ATGGAATCTCAGGATGAAGACATGATCGAGTGTGAAAAAATAACATTTTCCGATGCTCTCTATAGACACAATAAAGTGGCAAGTCCTACCCATTTTATGCATTCCTGGGAGTCTGAAAGGAAACTCATAGATGTTCTCATCAGACTTAGTGAGGAAACGTACGATGACGACCAAAAGCAAATGGATCAGACCGTTGTTAGTAATGGATGGGATGATGCA GTGCATGGCTGGAGAAGGGATAACTCCTACTTCCTTCATAAGAAGTCAAAGAAATCACGAAAGGACGACAGGAATGGAAGCCACTGTGTGTTCTGTGCAGAAATGGTGCCCGTCCCAGAAAGGAAAGCCTTTCAAAACATTGAGCATTTTAGCCTTTTGTCCAAATCACCAAGCAGTACAATAGTGTCCAATTTCACAGAGAGGAATACCAACTCCTCTACAGAGCGAACATCTCCTGTTTCACAAACCAAGTTGCAGCTGTCCGGCTCTGTGGTTTCAGAGAGTCAAACTACTAAACGGACTCCAGAACTTCATGTCCAAGACACCAAGAAAGAGACTGAAGTTAACTCACCTCAGGAAATAGAGTGTGAAATTATCAATACAGAACCTGACCAGACACCAGCAACAAAGCATTTCAGTGTGCTGCCGCCTGTAAAAATGGCCaatggtgacgaaacatttgTCTCAGGTTTCAAAACAGGGAGAACATTTTGTTTGGGCGTACAAAATGGCAACCGAGATCTGCAAACTGTGAGTGTAGTGTCGAAGCACAATAACAGTAAAGACAGTTTGTGCATTAGGGCCCATGCTTATAATATGGCAATGTTACAGGTTAGCAAAATCCCAAAGGCTGGAAATTCTGCTCCTGTGCGATTTACAAGGATTCCCTTCCTGAGCACCATGAATCATTGGTGTTGGCAATATTCTTTGATGCAAGGCCACCAGAACCTGGCCATCAACGGTGTTCCAGCCTCCAAAATAATGGAGTGCCACAGCATTAGAGTACAACCCTCCAAAATAACAAAACACCACACAAAGAACTATAAGCAAGTTAACTTCAGTAAATCTACTTATAGTCATGGTACTCCAATTAATATACATCCAAACAGAATAAAACAAAGGAATGTCGCAGAAAGAGATATTCTCCCAGTGATTCCACAGCCAGGACCACCACCGTTATCTGGAACTACCATACCAATCTCCATACTGTCACATAAATTTTTATAG
- the mplkip gene encoding M-phase-specific PLK1-interacting protein, with protein MQRPEVTAGEISRWRTIREGSRRSRPQARARSEAVTGGEALREGEKNTTHTRDGRLPLPPRGMYRPNFRPSRTGFRSPPPGPGPGVGPFPGTGQSGGGSSMYSWGSSATSPYGGWQPPRGVYDKSPQQQQQGPGSGSFQHRYQSPSPGQQQQHGFSGGSSSPRHRGRYSSPPYLQQQQHTLSPGPQTHSPSPHHRKYQASPRTSTPFSGGGGGRSPAPVEHYYKASMLQDPWADLEPVLVSDIHQQYSSLQTPSTGKGRRYFS; from the exons atgcag CGGCCGGAAGTGACGGCGGGGGAAATCAGCCGGTGGCGCACGATTCGAGAAGGTTCCAGGCGGAGTAGGCCTCAGGCTCGGGCGCGGAGTGAAGCCGTAACCGGAGGAGAGGCGCTGCGGGAGGGGGAGAAAAACACAACACACACGCGGGACGGCAGGCTTCCCCTCCCTCCGAGGGGAATGTACAGGCCGAACTTCCGACCGTCCCGGACCGGGTTCCGGAGCCCGCCGCCAGGCCCAGGCCCGGGTGTGGGCCCGTTCCCCGGGACGGGACAGTCCGGAGGAGGCAGCAGCATGTACTCCTGGGGCAGCTCGGCCACCTCGCCCTACGGTGGGTGGCAGCCCCCTCGTGGGGTTTATGACAAATCgccgcagcagcagcagcaaggccCGGGCTCGGGGTCTTTCCAGCACCGTTACCAGAGCCCGTCTCccgggcagcagcagcagcacggTTTCAGCGGCGGAAGCAGCAGCCCCAGGCACCGGGGCCGATACTCCTCTCCCCCTTaccttcagcagcagcagcacacacTGTCTCCGGGGCCTCAGACACACTCCCCCAGCCCGCACCATCGCAAATACCAGGCTTCGCCCAGGACGTCCACCCCGTTCAGCGGCGGCGGCGGGGGCAGGTCCCCGGCGCCGGTGGAACACTACTACAAAGCCTCTATGCTGCAGGACCCCTGGGCTGACCTGGAGCCAGTCCTGGTCTCTGACATTCACCAGCAGTACAGCAGCCTGCAGACCCCCAGCACTGGCAAAGGACGGAGATACTTCTCTTAG